The sequence below is a genomic window from Andrena cerasifolii isolate SP2316 chromosome 6, iyAndCera1_principal, whole genome shotgun sequence.
TTTAATTATGTACAAACAACAATATCACTTACCAATGAAATTATAAATTAGAATTCAGGATTTAACTTCTTTTGGTATCTATATCTAAGTAAAGTGGCGATTATATAGATAGTCAAAGTTCGAAGAAAGAGGGGAACTTGATCAGCATAGTAGATCTTCTAGTAGAAAGTATTCAAAGCTACAAGAAAATGGACTTCAAACCAAATTCTACAGCAGTGCAGACGCTGCTGGAAATGGGATTCGAAGAGAAGAGCATCGTCAGTGCACTGAAAGTTACGGGAAACAATCAGGCTAATGCTGTGAGTAGTGTAACACGAACTTAATTGAATTTTGTCTAATGCATTCCTTTTACAGTGCGAATGGTTGCTTGGAGATCGAAGGCCGAGTTTGCAGGATTTAGGCACAGGACTTGATTCCAACAGTCCCATTTACAAAGCAATTATGAACAATGCACATATTCAACTTAGCCTCACGAATCCTAAAATGCTGTTAGGTAAGATTACTTATGTTTATTGGCACGTATTATAAATATTGCCCAATTTCGGAtggttaaaataattatatttgaaTGTTTAATAAAATGTTGTATTTTCAGTATATTTGTCTATGCTAGAAACCCCAAATTCTACAAACGTGTGGATCAATGATCCTGATGTATTCCCTGTAGTCAATCAAATTATTAATACATACCACCTTGAGAAAGATGCAATTCAGATGAATCGATATACAAACAATTAGGTGGTATTaaggtgaaaaataaaaaaaagtattctgtTACAAATTTACAGCTGCAGATTTTACAAATGTTTATAATGATGCAATTGttcattaattatattaataaaagttatttattataataatcggtatttattatacatttaTCTGTATAGGGTACGTGTCCCGATTCCGGTGCCTTtatactcgcataaataaatagggaaagaaGTTttcttaaggggctgttccggtctagagcccacaaatataggtgatatttaggaattaattaaaggaaaactactacatataatttaatgggactttctgcattgtattaaggaattCCATATTCAAATATGGAATTAAACGGACATAATCTCGTATACTCGGCTTACGAATATCGCTAAAAAATAGTTGTAGCTCAGCGTAGGGGCCCTTCaagcatagacatatatagacggagcagaagctgggactatcggcgaggggaacggtaggcttgtaggggaaaaggcagaggtcagatacaggcacgtcgggttagcttcggaagcattcggcatgcatatccactgcgttacccgatttgcctgtatcgctccccttaccgcgaatcttacacccccctcagcttacgctccgtctatatatgtcatTGCCTTCAAGCGCCTACTTCGCCTTTCAATCTTTCTTTTCCGCAgtgtgccttccgttgtcaaggagaccgcacaaCGCTACGAATGCTCCGATTACCATGACGGGCTAGCGGCTGGACCATTGGTCGCTTCTTTAGTGTCGCGCGGTATctctgacaacgcggacgagagtagGAGAACCCCGAGCTTGCGCGTAAGCGGCTTTGGACAGCGCTGTTGTAGTCGCGGTGTAATAGACACCGTGGTTGTAACAGAAGGGAAACTGTGTATCTTTCGAAAACGGTAAGAATGAACTCGATTGATACGAATGGAAAAATGTCTATGAATGCTGCTATAAAAGCATTCACAAACATTATGGATTCCTTAAATACGCGTGACCGACAAGCCTTTTTATCATTTATCGCGGATAATTGGAAGGCAGAAGAGGCGACATTGAAATCCCTGTCACGGAATTATATAGGTAGGTAAGTGACATTTCAATTTTGTACAATAAATTGTAGAATAAGAAGTTAATAGAATCATCCCTGTTTGCAGATGATCACCACAAAGAAAGCAATTCAGAAAAGGAGCAAAtgagaaatataaagaaaataattatcgatattAGAAGCAGAGTACCATTCGATGGTATACTTCCATCGGAGCATATTGTTCCGCCAACAGTTGGAGAGGTCTGCTATTCGATGTTATAAACAACTTTCAGACCTGTTTACCAGTACGGAGAAATATTATTAGTTTGATAACTCTGCAGAATTCAGATTGCAATGATACATCAACCAAGCATGTTGATGCATTTCTTTATGATAGTAATGAAGTTATTGACCTTATAGAAGAAGGAGGATTGAACCATTTATACTGCGCTAATTGTGGGTCCAAGAATGTAAAAGAATATAGTAAGGGATTATTAAAAGTGTGTCTGTCTTAACTCTACAACTAGCCGTTTAAACTAAGCTTTGTTTCAGACATCATATCGCATTCCATGTCAGTATCTACCATGCTGTATATATTTCATAGCGTCTTACCATCCTTGGAAGGAAAAACTTTACTCGACATAGGATCCAGACTGGGCGCTGTTTTATTCGGGGTATTTCTTTTCACTCTCTTCAGGTTTACATTTCATCCAACAGCATGTATTGTTACTTAGAAATACATTTCTAGGCACACATCTTCACGTCCGCTCGGAGAATCATTGGAGTTGAAATGAACAAGGAACTCTGCGCGTTACAATGCGAGATAACACAGAAATACAAGATGAACGATCGTGTTGAGATAGTAAATAAGAGAATCGAGGAATGCCCCGAGATTGTACAGAACAGCAACGTTATTATTATGAACAATCCATTTGAATTTTATGTCTCACAATCCGTACACGCTGACATATGGAAATATCTGAGGTGTAATATTGAAAAGGGAACGATTGTAGTCACCAGACCATCTATCGAAAGA
It includes:
- the LOC143369578 gene encoding uncharacterized protein LOC143369578, which gives rise to MNSIDTNGKMSMNAAIKAFTNIMDSLNTRDRQAFLSFIADNWKAEEATLKSLSRNYIDDHHKESNSEKEQMRNIKKIIIDIRSRVPFDGILPSEHIVPPTVGENSDCNDTSTKHVDAFLYDSNEVIDLIEEGGLNHLYCANCGSKNVKEYNIISHSMSVSTMLYIFHSVLPSLEGKTLLDIGSRLGAVLFGAHIFTSARRIIGVEMNKELCALQCEITQKYKMNDRVEIVNKRIEECPEIVQNSNVIIMNNPFEFYVSQSVHADIWKYLRCNIEKGTIVVTRPSIERIFADLKTGISIKDWVKPYGTEKNLKDPRALGSQPVDPDDHSDINFYVVL